A segment of the Opitutia bacterium genome:
TCGCGGGCGCCGCTGGCCTCGCGCACCTGCTCTCGACGCTGCTCTACGAAGTCCGCCCGTTCGAGCCCGCCGTCTACGCCGTCGTCACCGTCGTGTTCGCCGTCGTCGCGGTGCTGGCCTGCCTGTTGCCGTCGTGGCGCGCGAGCCGCGTCGATCCCTTGGTCGCGCTGCGCACCGAGTGAGGGCACTTTCGGCTTCTCGCGTGGTCTGAATTGGCCCATCTCCTTTCACCCTCCATGCGCCCTCTCGCCCTCCTCCTGCTCGCCGCCACCACGCTCTCGGCCTCGCCCGCGTTCGACGCCGCCGTCGATCTCTACAAGCAGCGCAAAGACGCCGAAGCGCGCGCTGCGTTCGAGTCCCTCCGCAAGGCGGAGCCGAAGAACGCCGAAGTCCCCTACTACCTCGGCCGCCTCGACCTGCGCGCCAAGAAGGTCGACGACGCCGTCGAGCACTTCCAAGCCGCGATCGCACTCGATGGCTCGAACAGCACCTATCACCTCGAACTCGGCGGCGCCTACGGCAATCAGGCCCAGACCGCGGGGCTGCTGAGCAAAGCCTCCCTCGCCAGCAAAGCGCGCACGGAATTCGAAAAGGCCGTCGCCCTCGATCCGCAGAGCTTCGAGGCGCAGAGCGCGCTCTTCCAGTATTACATGCAGGCTCCCGGCTTCATGGGCGGCGGATTCGACAAGGCCCTCGCGCAATCCGA
Coding sequences within it:
- a CDS encoding tetratricopeptide repeat protein; its protein translation is MRPLALLLLAATTLSASPAFDAAVDLYKQRKDAEARAAFESLRKAEPKNAEVPYYLGRLDLRAKKVDDAVEHFQAAIALDGSNSTYHLELGGAYGNQAQTAGLLSKASLASKARTEFEKAVALDPQSFEAQSALFQYYMQAPGFMGGGFDKALAQSEVLIKLDPIRGKNAKAGLLMREKKFDEAFAIFDEMLRANADDYAALYGLGRMAAESGQRLEAGLAHLQKCLTMTPPAGTPSHAAANWRIGNIHEKKGDKAAARAAYQAALALDPKFQPAIDSLKKLG